A part of Pantoea vagans genomic DNA contains:
- the rpsN gene encoding 30S ribosomal protein S14 — translation MAKQSMKAREVKRAKLADKFFAKRAELKAIISDVNASDEDRWDAVLKLQSLPRDSSPSRQRNRCRQTGRPHGFLRKFGLSRIKVREAAMRGEIPGLKKASW, via the coding sequence ATGGCTAAGCAATCTATGAAAGCGCGCGAAGTTAAGCGTGCAAAATTAGCAGACAAATTCTTCGCTAAACGCGCTGAACTGAAAGCGATCATCTCTGATGTGAACGCTTCCGACGAAGACCGTTGGGATGCTGTTCTGAAGCTGCAGAGTCTGCCGCGTGATTCCAGCCCTTCACGTCAGCGTAACCGCTGCCGTCAAACAGGTCGTCCGCACGGTTTCCTGCGGAAGTTTGGGTTGAGCCGTATCAAGGTCCGCGAAGCCGCCATGCGCGGTGAAATTCCGGGTCTGAAAAAGGCTAGCTGGTAA
- the rpmC gene encoding 50S ribosomal protein L29 — MKATELREKSVEELNTELLNLLREQFNLRMQAASGQLQQTHLLKQVRRDVARVKTLLTEKAGS, encoded by the coding sequence ATGAAAGCAACTGAGCTGCGTGAAAAAAGCGTTGAAGAGCTGAACACTGAGCTGCTTAATCTGCTGCGTGAGCAATTTAACCTGCGCATGCAGGCAGCATCTGGCCAACTGCAGCAGACTCATCTGCTGAAACAGGTTCGCCGTGATGTTGCACGCGTTAAGACTTTACTGACTGAGAAGGCGGGTTCGTAA
- the rplE gene encoding 50S ribosomal protein L5, giving the protein MAKLHDYYKDEVVQKLMTEFGYNSVMQVPRVEKITLNMGVGEAIADKKLLDNAAADLAAISGQKPLVTKARKSVAGFKIRQGYPIGCKVTLRGERMWEFFERLVTIAVPRIRDFRGLSAKSFDGRGNYSMGVREQIIFPEIDYDKVDRVRGLDITITTTAKSDDEGRALLAAFDFPFRK; this is encoded by the coding sequence ATGGCGAAACTGCATGATTACTACAAAGACGAAGTAGTCCAGAAACTCATGACAGAGTTTGGCTACAATTCTGTCATGCAAGTCCCTCGGGTCGAGAAGATCACCCTGAACATGGGTGTTGGTGAAGCGATCGCTGACAAGAAACTGCTGGATAACGCAGCAGCTGACCTGGCAGCAATCTCCGGTCAAAAACCGCTGGTCACCAAAGCACGCAAATCAGTTGCAGGCTTCAAAATCCGTCAGGGCTATCCGATCGGCTGTAAAGTAACTCTGCGTGGCGAGCGCATGTGGGAGTTCTTTGAGCGTCTGGTCACCATTGCAGTTCCACGTATCCGTGACTTCCGTGGCTTGTCCGCTAAGTCATTCGATGGTCGTGGCAACTACAGCATGGGTGTACGTGAGCAGATCATCTTCCCAGAAATCGACTACGACAAAGTCGATCGCGTTCGTGGTTTGGATATCACCATTACCACTACTGCGAAATCTGATGATGAAGGCCGTGCTCTGCTGGCTGCCTTTGACTTCCCGTTCCGTAAGTAA
- the rplN gene encoding 50S ribosomal protein L14 has protein sequence MIQEQTMLNVADNSGARRVMCIKVLGGSHRRYAGVGDIIKVTIKEAIPRGKVKKGDVLKAVVVRTRKGVRRPDGSVIRFDGNACVILNNNSEQPIGTRIFGPVTRELRTEKFMKIISLAPEVL, from the coding sequence ATGATCCAAGAACAGACTATGCTGAACGTCGCCGACAACTCCGGTGCACGTCGCGTAATGTGTATCAAGGTTCTGGGTGGCTCGCACCGTCGCTACGCAGGCGTCGGTGACATCATCAAAGTTACCATCAAGGAAGCAATTCCTCGTGGTAAAGTCAAAAAAGGTGATGTCCTGAAGGCGGTAGTGGTGCGCACCAGGAAGGGTGTTCGTCGCCCGGACGGTTCTGTCATTCGCTTCGATGGTAATGCATGCGTTATTCTGAACAATAACAGTGAGCAGCCTATCGGTACGCGTATTTTTGGGCCGGTAACTCGTGAACTTCGTACTGAAAAGTTCATGAAAATTATCTCTCTGGCACCAGAAGTACTCTAA
- the rplX gene encoding 50S ribosomal protein L24 encodes MAAKIRRNDEVIVLTGKDKGKRGKVKNVLSSGKVIVEGINLVKKHQKPVPALNQPGGIVEKEAAIQVSNVALFNAATGKADRVGFRFEDGKKVRFFKSNSETIK; translated from the coding sequence ATGGCAGCTAAAATCCGTCGTAACGACGAAGTTATCGTGTTAACCGGTAAAGATAAAGGTAAGCGCGGTAAAGTTAAGAATGTCCTGTCTTCTGGTAAGGTCATCGTTGAAGGTATCAACCTGGTTAAAAAACATCAGAAGCCGGTTCCGGCCCTGAACCAACCAGGTGGCATCGTTGAAAAAGAAGCTGCTATTCAGGTTTCTAACGTTGCACTGTTCAACGCGGCAACTGGTAAGGCTGACCGTGTAGGCTTTAGATTCGAAGACGGCAAAAAAGTCCGTTTCTTCAAGTCTAACAGCGAAACTATCAAGTAA
- the rplV gene encoding 50S ribosomal protein L22 → METLAQHRHARSSAQKVRLVADLIRGKKVSQALDILTYTNKKAAVLVKKVLESAIANAEHNDGADIDDLKITKIFVDEGPTMKRIMPRAKGRADRILKRTSHITVVVSDR, encoded by the coding sequence ATGGAAACTTTAGCTCAACATCGCCACGCTCGTTCTTCTGCTCAGAAGGTTCGCCTTGTTGCTGACCTGATTCGCGGTAAGAAAGTGTCGCAGGCACTGGACATTTTGACCTACACCAATAAGAAAGCGGCTGTACTGGTCAAAAAAGTTCTGGAATCTGCCATTGCTAACGCCGAACACAACGATGGCGCTGATATCGACGATCTGAAAATCACGAAAATTTTCGTTGATGAAGGTCCGACCATGAAACGCATTATGCCGCGTGCCAAAGGTCGTGCAGATCGCATCCTGAAGCGCACCAGCCACATTACTGTGGTTGTGTCCGATCGCTGA
- the rpsH gene encoding 30S ribosomal protein S8 has translation MSMQDPIADMLTRIRNGQAANKVAVTMPSSKLKLAIANVLKEEGYIEDFKIEGDIKLELELTLKYFQGKAVVESIQRVSRPGLRIYKKKDELPKVMAGMGIAVVSTSKGVMTDRAARQAGLGGEIICYVA, from the coding sequence ATGAGCATGCAAGATCCGATCGCGGATATGCTGACCCGTATCCGTAACGGTCAGGCCGCGAACAAAGTTGCGGTCACCATGCCTTCCTCCAAGCTGAAATTGGCAATTGCCAACGTTCTGAAGGAAGAAGGATATATTGAAGATTTCAAAATCGAAGGCGACATCAAGCTGGAACTGGAACTTACTCTCAAGTATTTCCAGGGCAAAGCTGTTGTAGAAAGCATTCAGCGAGTAAGCCGTCCCGGCCTGCGCATCTATAAGAAAAAAGATGAGCTGCCAAAGGTAATGGCTGGTATGGGCATCGCTGTAGTTTCTACATCTAAAGGTGTCATGACTGATCGTGCAGCGCGCCAGGCAGGTCTTGGTGGCGAAATTATCTGCTACGTAGCGTAA
- the rpsC gene encoding 30S ribosomal protein S3, with product MGQKVHPNGIRLGIVKPWNSTWFANTNEFADNLDSDFKVRQFLTKELAKASVSRIVIERPAKSIRVTIHTARPGIVIGKKGEDVEKLRTVVAKIAGVPAQINIAEVRKPELDAKLVADSITSQLERRVMFRRAMKRAVQNAMRLGAKGIKVEVSGRLGGAEIARTEWYREGRVPLHTLRADIDYNTSEAHTTYGVIGVKVWIFKGEILGGMAAVEQPEPAAQPKKQQRKGRK from the coding sequence ATGGGTCAGAAAGTACATCCTAATGGTATTCGCCTGGGTATTGTAAAACCATGGAACTCTACCTGGTTTGCGAACACCAACGAATTCGCTGACAACCTGGACAGCGATTTTAAAGTACGTCAGTTCCTGACTAAAGAACTGGCTAAAGCATCTGTCTCTCGTATCGTTATCGAGCGTCCAGCGAAGAGCATCCGTGTGACTATTCACACCGCTCGTCCGGGCATCGTGATCGGTAAGAAAGGCGAAGATGTAGAAAAACTGCGCACGGTCGTCGCGAAAATCGCTGGCGTTCCTGCACAGATTAATATCGCCGAAGTCCGCAAGCCGGAACTGGACGCGAAACTGGTAGCTGACAGCATCACTTCACAGCTGGAGCGTCGTGTGATGTTCCGTCGTGCTATGAAGCGTGCAGTTCAGAACGCCATGCGTCTTGGCGCGAAGGGTATTAAAGTTGAAGTTAGCGGCCGTCTGGGTGGCGCTGAGATCGCACGTACCGAATGGTATCGTGAAGGTCGCGTGCCATTGCACACACTGCGTGCTGACATTGACTACAACACCTCTGAAGCGCACACCACTTATGGTGTAATCGGCGTTAAGGTATGGATCTTCAAAGGTGAGATCCTGGGTGGTATGGCTGCTGTTGAACAACCGGAACCGGCTGCTCAACCTAAAAAGCAGCAGCGTAAAGGCCGTAAGTAA
- the rplP gene encoding 50S ribosomal protein L16 has product MLQPKRTKFRKVHKGRNRGLAAGTDVSFGTFGLKAVGRGRLTARQIEAARRAMTRAVKRQGKIWIRVFPDKPITEKPLEVRMGKGKGNVEYWVALIQPGKVLYEMDGVPEELAREAFKLAAAKLPIKTTFVTKTVM; this is encoded by the coding sequence ATGTTACAACCAAAGCGTACGAAATTCCGTAAGGTGCACAAAGGCCGTAACCGCGGTCTGGCTGCGGGTACGGATGTCAGCTTCGGTACTTTCGGTCTGAAAGCTGTTGGCCGTGGTCGTCTGACTGCTCGTCAGATCGAAGCAGCACGTCGTGCTATGACCCGTGCAGTTAAGCGTCAAGGTAAGATCTGGATCCGAGTATTCCCGGACAAACCGATCACCGAGAAGCCGCTGGAAGTGCGTATGGGTAAAGGTAAGGGTAACGTAGAGTATTGGGTTGCCCTGATCCAGCCTGGTAAAGTCCTGTATGAAATGGACGGCGTACCAGAAGAGCTGGCCCGTGAAGCATTCAAGCTGGCAGCAGCAAAACTGCCTATCAAAACCACCTTTGTAACTAAGACGGTGATGTAA
- the rpsQ gene encoding 30S ribosomal protein S17, producing the protein MTDKIRTLQGRVVSDKMQKSAVVAIERFVKHPIYGKFIKRTTKLHIHDENNECGIGDVVEIRECRPLSKTKSWTLVRVIEKAVL; encoded by the coding sequence ATGACCGATAAAATCCGTACTCTGCAGGGTCGTGTAGTAAGTGACAAAATGCAGAAATCTGCAGTTGTTGCTATCGAACGTTTTGTGAAACACCCGATCTACGGCAAATTCATCAAACGTACGACCAAGCTGCACATCCATGACGAGAACAATGAATGTGGAATTGGTGACGTGGTAGAAATTCGCGAATGCCGTCCACTGTCCAAGACTAAATCCTGGACCCTGGTTCGCGTAATCGAGAAAGCGGTTCTGTAA
- a CDS encoding 8-oxoguanine deaminase, giving the protein MERTLLLKNAECVVCMDADRREIRNASILIKGNQIVAVGEAGSLPGSADEIIDLRGHIVIPGLINTHHHMYQSLTRAIPAVQNGELFNWLTHLYPLWQNLTPEMIHISTQISMAELMLSGCTTTSDHLYVYPNGCKLDDSIEAAALMGMRFHASRGSMSVGKSLGGLPPDSLVENEAAILRDTQRVIERYHDDSHGSMLRIVVAPCSPFSVSRELMKQSAALARSFKVSMHTHLAENDSDIRYSREKFNMTPAQYVEDLGWVGPDVWHAHCVKLDQHGMELFARTGTGVAHCPCSNMRLGSGIAPIRHMCDAGVHVGMGVDGSASNDSSDMMAEVRQAMLLQRVGFGPDAMTARQALELATLGGAKVLNRDDVGAIAPGMMADLAIFDLNRIGLAGAGHDPVAALVFCNPGQVAYSIINGKVRVRDGQLAGIELPAVLHQHNQLARKLVS; this is encoded by the coding sequence ATGGAACGAACTCTGTTACTGAAGAATGCTGAATGCGTGGTCTGCATGGATGCCGACCGGCGGGAAATACGGAACGCCAGTATTCTGATTAAAGGAAATCAGATCGTTGCGGTCGGGGAAGCAGGCTCGTTACCCGGTAGCGCAGATGAGATTATCGATCTGCGGGGACACATCGTTATACCTGGCCTGATCAATACGCATCATCACATGTATCAGAGTCTGACCCGGGCTATTCCTGCGGTACAAAACGGCGAACTGTTCAACTGGCTTACCCACCTCTACCCACTATGGCAGAATCTGACACCTGAGATGATTCATATCTCAACGCAGATTTCGATGGCCGAGTTAATGCTCTCCGGTTGCACCACCACCAGTGACCATCTCTATGTCTACCCTAACGGCTGTAAGCTTGACGACAGCATTGAGGCTGCAGCGTTAATGGGCATGCGTTTCCATGCCAGCCGGGGCAGCATGAGCGTCGGTAAATCACTGGGTGGCCTGCCGCCTGATTCGCTGGTTGAGAATGAAGCCGCCATCCTCAGGGACACGCAGCGTGTGATTGAGCGCTATCACGATGACAGCCACGGCTCGATGTTACGCATCGTGGTGGCACCATGTTCACCGTTCTCGGTCAGTCGTGAGCTGATGAAGCAGTCCGCTGCACTGGCACGCAGCTTCAAAGTCTCGATGCATACGCATCTGGCGGAGAACGACAGCGATATCCGCTATAGCCGCGAGAAATTCAACATGACGCCAGCGCAGTACGTTGAGGACCTTGGCTGGGTAGGGCCGGATGTCTGGCATGCACACTGCGTTAAACTGGATCAGCATGGTATGGAGCTCTTTGCCCGCACCGGAACCGGCGTCGCACACTGTCCCTGTTCAAACATGCGTCTCGGTTCGGGTATTGCACCAATACGCCACATGTGTGATGCCGGTGTCCATGTCGGTATGGGCGTGGATGGGTCAGCCTCCAATGACAGCTCAGACATGATGGCAGAGGTACGTCAGGCGATGCTGTTGCAACGCGTGGGTTTCGGCCCGGATGCGATGACGGCACGTCAGGCTCTGGAGCTGGCGACGCTGGGTGGAGCAAAAGTGCTGAATCGCGACGACGTGGGCGCCATTGCACCGGGCATGATGGCTGACCTGGCGATCTTTGACCTGAATCGCATTGGTCTTGCCGGGGCAGGGCACGATCCTGTCGCCGCCCTGGTGTTCTGTAATCCGGGGCAGGTCGCTTACAGCATCATCAACGGAAAAGTCAGGGTGCGTGACGGACAACTGGCCGGAATTGAACTGCCAGCCGTGCTGCATCAGCATAACCAACTGGCCAGAAAACTGGTTAGTTGA
- the rpsS gene encoding 30S ribosomal protein S19: MPRSLKKGPFIDLHLLKKVEKAVESGDKKPLRTWSRRSTIFPNMIGLTIAVHNGRQHVPVFVSDEMVGHKLGEFAPTRTYRGHAADKKAKKK; the protein is encoded by the coding sequence CTCTCAAGAAAGGTCCTTTTATTGACCTGCACTTGCTGAAGAAGGTAGAGAAAGCGGTGGAAAGCGGTGACAAGAAGCCTTTGCGCACTTGGTCCCGTCGTTCAACGATCTTTCCTAACATGATCGGTTTGACCATCGCTGTCCATAATGGTCGTCAGCACGTTCCTGTTTTTGTTTCCGACGAAATGGTTGGTCACAAACTGGGTGAATTCGCGCCGACACGTACTTATCGCGGTCACGCGGCTGATAAAAAAGCCAAGAAGAAATAA